Proteins encoded in a region of the Deltaproteobacteria bacterium genome:
- the gap gene encoding type I glyceraldehyde-3-phosphate dehydrogenase, which produces MAVRVAINGFGRIGRLVVRSALHDASIEFVAINDLTDAGTLSFLLCHDSVHGCLSDEVETTEDTIKIGGREVKVLSEKDPGNLPWKELGIDVVLECTGLFRTREAAGKHLEAGASHVVISAPAKAPDITVVMGVNNRDLDRDKHRIISNASCTTNCLAPVAKVLDENFGIVHGIMTTIHSYTNDQRILDLPHKDLRRARAAGVSMIPTTTGAAVAVAEVLPMLKGKLDGIAVRVPTPNVSLVDLTVDLGKDVDPEVINDAMKKASEEGPLVGFLRYSEDPLVSVDFNGNDASSIFDAPMTKVIGGRMAKVLAWYDNEFGYASRLRDLMKYLYGV; this is translated from the coding sequence ATGGCCGTCAGAGTCGCGATCAACGGGTTCGGCCGCATCGGAAGGCTTGTCGTGAGAAGTGCCCTTCACGACGCTTCAATCGAATTTGTTGCAATTAACGATCTTACGGATGCCGGGACATTAAGTTTTCTCCTCTGCCATGATTCGGTCCACGGCTGCCTTTCCGACGAGGTCGAAACTACGGAGGACACCATTAAAATAGGTGGAAGGGAAGTGAAGGTTCTGTCGGAGAAAGATCCCGGAAACCTGCCCTGGAAAGAGCTGGGTATTGATGTCGTGTTGGAGTGCACGGGGCTTTTCAGGACGCGGGAAGCGGCCGGGAAACACCTCGAGGCCGGGGCTTCTCATGTTGTAATTTCGGCTCCAGCCAAGGCTCCGGACATCACCGTGGTCATGGGTGTTAATAACCGGGATCTCGACAGGGATAAACACAGAATTATATCCAATGCCTCCTGCACCACCAATTGCCTCGCTCCGGTGGCAAAAGTCCTGGACGAAAATTTCGGGATCGTTCACGGGATCATGACAACCATCCACTCCTACACCAACGATCAGCGCATACTTGACCTGCCCCATAAGGACCTGAGGAGAGCAAGGGCCGCCGGGGTCTCCATGATACCCACCACGACCGGCGCCGCTGTCGCTGTGGCTGAGGTTCTTCCCATGTTGAAAGGCAAGCTTGACGGCATTGCCGTCCGGGTTCCGACCCCCAACGTCTCGCTGGTGGATCTGACCGTTGATCTGGGGAAGGATGTGGACCCGGAGGTTATCAACGATGCCATGAAAAAGGCCTCGGAGGAGGGTCCGCTTGTAGGTTTTCTTCGCTATTCCGAGGATCCCCTGGTCTCCGTGGATTTCAACGGAAACGATGCCTCATCCATCTTCGACGCTCCTATGACCAAGGTCATAGGAGGGCGGATGGCCAAGGTGCTCGCCTGGTATGACAACGAATTCGGCTATGCCTCGAGGCTGAGGGATCTCATGAAATACCTTTACGGGGTTTAA
- a CDS encoding phosphoglycerate kinase: MDKLTVEDVDFHGKRALVRVDYNVPLDSDGNIANDTRIRSTLPTINHILDGGGSVILMSHLGRPNGKVRPEMSLSPVAKRLGRLLHQHVMMAPDCIGEEVKSLVKGLHPGDILLLENLRFHPGESANDPDFSRELASLGEIYVDDAFATAHRKHASVVGVPVLLRPAVAGFLVKNEISFFKKALEEPVRPLVAIIGGAKVSGKIKAIVSLLEKVDKILIGGGMAFTFLKSMGMRVGRSLVEEDMLDLAREIMEGAGKRGIPFYLPVDAVVAREIEERAETRIFPCQEIPDDYMGLDIGPATVTLFRQALVDVRTIVWNGPMGVFELYPFCKGTFAIVETLARSQALTILGGGDTDVAVHATGNSDRMDYISTGGGAFLKLLETGELPGVNALDSR; encoded by the coding sequence ATGGATAAACTGACGGTGGAAGACGTTGACTTTCATGGAAAGCGGGCGCTTGTCCGTGTGGACTACAATGTTCCCCTTGACAGTGATGGGAACATCGCCAACGACACGAGAATAAGGTCCACACTTCCCACCATCAACCATATTCTCGATGGAGGCGGCAGCGTCATCCTCATGAGCCACCTCGGCAGACCCAACGGCAAGGTGAGGCCGGAGATGAGCCTCAGCCCGGTCGCAAAGCGTCTGGGACGCCTTTTGCACCAGCATGTGATGATGGCTCCCGACTGCATTGGTGAAGAGGTGAAGAGCCTGGTGAAGGGTCTCCATCCTGGAGATATTCTCCTCCTGGAAAACCTTCGGTTCCATCCTGGAGAAAGTGCCAATGACCCCGATTTTTCCCGGGAGCTGGCGTCCCTTGGGGAGATATACGTTGATGATGCGTTTGCCACAGCCCATCGGAAGCATGCCTCCGTTGTGGGAGTCCCGGTCCTCCTGAGGCCCGCCGTCGCTGGATTCCTGGTTAAAAACGAGATTTCCTTCTTTAAAAAGGCGCTCGAGGAACCGGTTCGACCCCTGGTCGCCATTATCGGCGGAGCTAAGGTGTCCGGAAAGATCAAGGCTATTGTGAGTCTCCTTGAGAAGGTCGACAAGATTCTCATCGGAGGCGGGATGGCCTTTACCTTCCTGAAATCCATGGGGATGCGGGTCGGTCGTTCCCTCGTTGAGGAGGACATGCTTGATCTTGCCCGGGAAATCATGGAGGGGGCCGGGAAACGGGGCATTCCGTTCTATCTTCCTGTCGACGCCGTGGTTGCCAGGGAAATAGAGGAGAGGGCCGAGACGAGGATCTTTCCGTGCCAGGAGATCCCGGATGATTACATGGGGCTGGATATCGGACCTGCCACGGTCACCCTGTTTCGCCAGGCCCTTGTTGATGTCCGAACTATCGTCTGGAACGGTCCCATGGGGGTATTTGAGCTCTACCCGTTTTGCAAAGGCACTTTCGCCATCGTTGAAACCCTGGCCCGGTCCCAGGCGTTGACTATCCTGGGAGGGGGGGATACGGATGTGGCCGTTCACGCTACCGGCAACTCCGACAGGATGGATTACATCTCCACCGGCGGCGGGGCTTTCCTTAAACTGCTGGAAACCGGTGAGCTGCCCGGCGTCAACGCTCTTGACAGTCGCTGA
- a CDS encoding triose-phosphate isomerase, with protein MPKPLIVANWKMHKTVPEALDMVQELFREIGNAPDDVDVVLAPPFTALYSVGRALRGTGISLASQNMFWEEDGAYTGEISAGMLRDLGCRFVILGHSERRQYFGDGDGEVGRKVNTAVREGLIPILCVGETLGEREYGKTLDVIERQVRGGTHGTVLDSGSELVIAYEPIWAIGTGKTSFPETAQEVHSFIRGILANIFGDDTAGDIRILYGGSVKPDNIDKLMDMPDINGALVGGAGLKADSFARIIRFNAK; from the coding sequence ATGCCCAAACCGCTTATTGTTGCGAACTGGAAGATGCACAAAACAGTTCCTGAAGCGTTGGACATGGTTCAGGAACTCTTCCGGGAGATCGGCAATGCGCCGGATGATGTGGACGTAGTTTTGGCCCCGCCTTTTACCGCCCTGTACTCAGTGGGCCGCGCCCTCAGAGGAACGGGTATTTCACTGGCTTCCCAGAACATGTTCTGGGAAGAGGACGGGGCCTATACGGGCGAAATCAGCGCTGGAATGCTCCGTGATCTCGGCTGCCGCTTTGTGATCCTTGGTCATTCCGAAAGGAGACAATATTTCGGAGACGGCGATGGGGAGGTCGGCAGGAAGGTCAATACGGCAGTCCGGGAAGGGCTGATTCCCATCCTTTGTGTGGGTGAGACCCTAGGTGAGAGAGAATACGGAAAGACGCTGGATGTTATCGAGAGACAGGTCAGGGGCGGAACGCATGGCACTGTCCTGGATAGCGGCAGTGAACTGGTCATCGCCTACGAACCTATCTGGGCCATCGGTACCGGTAAGACCTCGTTTCCGGAAACCGCCCAGGAGGTTCACAGCTTTATCCGCGGCATTCTGGCCAACATCTTTGGTGATGACACGGCCGGGGACATCAGGATACTTTACGGCGGTTCCGTAAAGCCGGACAATATCGATAAGCTGATGGACATGCCGGACATTAATGGAGCCCTCGTAGGGGGTGCCGGTCTTAAAGCTGACAGTTTTGCACGCATTATTCGCTTTAACGCGAAGTAG
- the secG gene encoding preprotein translocase subunit SecG has protein sequence MIIFLTVIHITVALFLILVVLLQTGKGAEMGAAFGGASQTVFGSGGPAGFMAKLTTTAAVLFMVTSLSLAYLSSAGLRGRTIAPAVPVQSQTTQESPARTGNIPADEQKPSPGSQSSTTPASESQAPAEGGTTQ, from the coding sequence CTGATCATATTTCTCACAGTTATTCACATCACTGTCGCGCTGTTCCTGATCCTGGTAGTGCTTCTCCAGACAGGTAAAGGCGCTGAGATGGGAGCAGCGTTTGGCGGCGCCAGCCAGACGGTCTTTGGAAGCGGTGGTCCCGCAGGGTTCATGGCCAAGCTGACAACGACTGCGGCGGTCCTCTTTATGGTTACGTCCCTCAGCCTGGCTTACCTCTCTTCAGCCGGCCTAAGGGGCAGGACCATTGCGCCGGCGGTTCCGGTCCAGTCCCAAACAACTCAGGAATCCCCTGCCCGGACCGGCAACATCCCCGCTGATGAACAGAAGCCGTCCCCCGGTTCACAGAGCAGCACTACCCCCGCCTCCGAGAGCCAGGCCCCGGCGGAGGGCGGAACGACACAGTAA
- a CDS encoding LysM peptidoglycan-binding domain-containing protein, which produces MTQENSMRAFRLILFTVAGVMLAGMIVFTAAPVLAANGGKVHIVQKGDTLWDISSEYLYDPFLWPRVWNANREIENPHLIYPGQSITIPAEIEAPKPAPRVAKPVLPPPPQPVAEEKPTVIPKPAPEVEPVLETQPVAIQHEVIEALSTYGFIADKSEIGLGTISSQEETHMLIGPGQTVFITPAKGRSLEKGEKYSIVRVFKQVFHPVTGRPMGYLARILGDLSVVDVGNKVDTAIVGDIYMEAQVGDHIMKHVQYQTWHRKNGSHPGEVLRGVVLISPEGKTIMGKGDVLFLDLGRKDGLGTGEVLTVLGPKSKSSGGEISATQSNTQRSKGKVEVIIARERTSLARIIQSNREITPGDPVISSPQQ; this is translated from the coding sequence ATGACACAGGAGAATTCCATGAGAGCGTTCCGTCTGATTCTCTTTACGGTAGCCGGCGTTATGTTGGCAGGCATGATCGTATTTACGGCCGCCCCTGTCCTGGCCGCGAACGGAGGAAAAGTACACATCGTCCAGAAAGGCGACACTCTCTGGGACATATCCTCTGAATATCTTTACGACCCTTTCCTATGGCCCAGGGTCTGGAACGCCAACAGGGAAATTGAAAACCCGCACCTGATCTATCCAGGACAGAGTATTACCATTCCTGCGGAAATCGAGGCTCCCAAACCGGCGCCCCGGGTAGCAAAACCGGTTCTCCCCCCACCGCCTCAGCCGGTTGCCGAGGAAAAACCCACGGTTATTCCCAAACCCGCGCCGGAGGTCGAGCCGGTCCTCGAAACCCAGCCGGTGGCCATCCAGCACGAGGTCATTGAGGCCCTGAGCACATACGGCTTTATCGCGGATAAAAGTGAAATCGGCCTCGGTACCATCTCCTCCCAGGAAGAGACCCATATGCTCATCGGGCCGGGCCAGACGGTATTTATTACCCCTGCAAAGGGGCGGTCTCTGGAGAAGGGCGAGAAATATTCCATAGTGCGGGTCTTCAAACAGGTCTTCCACCCAGTTACAGGCAGGCCGATGGGATATCTGGCCAGGATACTGGGAGACCTGTCGGTCGTGGATGTGGGCAACAAGGTGGATACTGCAATAGTTGGGGATATCTATATGGAGGCGCAGGTTGGGGATCACATCATGAAGCACGTACAGTATCAGACATGGCACCGCAAGAATGGGTCACACCCCGGAGAGGTGCTCCGGGGGGTTGTCCTGATTAGTCCTGAGGGAAAAACCATTATGGGAAAAGGGGATGTCCTTTTCCTGGATCTTGGCAGGAAGGATGGCCTCGGAACGGGCGAGGTCCTCACGGTATTGGGCCCAAAGTCAAAAAGCTCTGGGGGAGAAATATCCGCGACGCAATCCAACACCCAGAGATCAAAAGGAAAGGTCGAGGTAATAATAGCCAGAGAGCGAACATCTCTGGCCAGGATCATCCAGAGCAACAGGGAGATAACACCGGGAGATCCGGTAATATCTTCCCCTCAGCAGTAG
- a CDS encoding tetratricopeptide repeat protein codes for MAEENNLRFQGVGNGIAEVDVLILRGQLDDAEKSLLAMHKRNPDFADICNKMGQLYFQKGDYLRAKEFLARAVRLNPDYTEASLNLAVTYNEIGKYEEARKVVDRARERVRRKKIPIDPFIAGKLANKHKEVGDIYRELGLMQESVDEYRKALTLSPGFADIQVKLGIALREMGRIDEALDIFSTTAIKRPDYLDARIQLGITYFSRGFVDRAQDEWEEVLRLDPQYSKALMYLSFIREQEDF; via the coding sequence ATGGCTGAGGAAAACAATCTTCGGTTTCAAGGGGTAGGAAACGGCATAGCCGAGGTTGATGTTCTCATTTTGCGCGGGCAACTTGACGATGCGGAGAAATCCCTCCTGGCCATGCATAAGCGGAATCCGGATTTTGCAGACATCTGCAACAAGATGGGCCAATTATACTTTCAGAAAGGTGACTATCTCCGCGCCAAGGAGTTCCTGGCCAGAGCGGTCAGGCTTAACCCGGACTACACCGAAGCGTCCCTGAACCTGGCGGTTACCTACAACGAGATTGGGAAATATGAGGAGGCCAGAAAGGTTGTAGACCGGGCCCGTGAGAGGGTCAGAAGGAAAAAGATCCCCATTGACCCCTTTATTGCGGGAAAGCTGGCCAACAAGCACAAGGAAGTAGGTGATATTTACAGGGAACTGGGGCTAATGCAGGAAAGTGTGGATGAATATCGGAAGGCCCTGACTCTCTCACCTGGTTTTGCCGATATCCAGGTCAAGTTGGGAATTGCGCTCAGGGAGATGGGCCGCATCGATGAGGCCCTGGATATTTTCTCCACTACGGCGATCAAACGGCCGGACTATCTGGATGCCAGAATTCAGCTTGGCATCACCTACTTTTCACGAGGATTTGTTGACAGGGCACAGGATGAATGGGAGGAGGTTCTGCGGCTGGATCCTCAATATTCCAAAGCCCTGATGTATCTGAGTTTCATTAGGGAGCAGGAGGATTTCTAG
- the bamD gene encoding outer membrane protein assembly factor BamD, with amino-acid sequence MVSRLPILFLLSIFVVSCASNIKRETGPSEKLAEAESQVSKGHYTEALNSLDGLETLTAGTALGGDVKFLLGEVNFHLGKYTEADSYYASYESNYPDGPHASEALYKRAMAKVREIRKTVLYFFGIRKVIPADRDITPIREARLLFTQYLDRFPEGEHAAEASNMADTLLEKEGLHELNIASFYLKKGKTEAAISRASAVMDGDFSPEIREKAGLIVQQAKARTDSQ; translated from the coding sequence ATGGTTTCCCGTCTGCCCATTCTGTTCCTTTTATCCATATTCGTCGTATCCTGTGCGTCCAACATAAAACGGGAGACCGGCCCGTCGGAAAAACTTGCCGAGGCAGAATCCCAGGTCAGCAAGGGACATTATACGGAAGCCCTTAACAGCCTTGACGGTCTGGAGACCCTCACTGCCGGAACCGCCCTGGGGGGAGATGTAAAATTTTTGCTGGGCGAGGTAAATTTCCACCTTGGAAAATATACTGAGGCGGATTCGTACTATGCCTCCTATGAATCGAATTACCCGGACGGGCCACACGCATCCGAGGCGCTTTATAAGCGGGCCATGGCCAAGGTCAGGGAGATACGGAAAACCGTTCTTTACTTTTTCGGAATCAGGAAGGTCATCCCGGCGGATCGGGATATTACGCCCATCAGGGAAGCGCGGCTCCTTTTCACTCAATACCTGGACCGATTCCCGGAGGGAGAGCACGCGGCTGAGGCCTCAAACATGGCCGACACCCTCCTTGAAAAGGAAGGCCTGCATGAACTGAATATAGCCTCCTTCTATCTGAAAAAGGGTAAAACGGAGGCGGCCATATCCAGGGCTTCCGCTGTAATGGACGGGGACTTTTCACCGGAGATCAGGGAAAAAGCCGGCCTGATTGTTCAGCAGGCCAAAGCTCGGACGGATTCACAATAA
- a CDS encoding rubredoxin, which yields MAIFKCTECGQTKEGRCKPRKCPACGAADSFEKQE from the coding sequence ATGGCCATATTCAAATGCACGGAATGCGGACAGACGAAGGAGGGCCGCTGTAAACCCAGGAAGTGTCCCGCCTGCGGGGCCGCCGACAGCTTCGAAAAACAGGAATAA
- a CDS encoding transcriptional repressor, whose protein sequence is MNDIGTVILRFRNAGLKITPQRLSIFRLIMKNQSHPSADDIYQKVLETHPSISFTTVYKTLQILRDFGEIIELNIDPERAHYDPMVEDHYHTFCSRCREIWDLLPDPAMESAFPPSAPDNGFMVKSVQVHMVGICGHCRD, encoded by the coding sequence ATGAACGACATTGGAACAGTGATCCTGAGGTTCCGCAATGCCGGACTTAAGATCACCCCTCAAAGGTTGAGCATCTTCAGACTTATCATGAAAAACCAGAGTCACCCATCCGCCGATGACATCTATCAGAAAGTCCTTGAGACACATCCGTCCATATCGTTTACCACGGTGTACAAGACCCTTCAGATCCTGCGGGATTTTGGGGAAATTATCGAACTAAACATTGATCCTGAAAGGGCGCATTATGACCCCATGGTAGAGGATCATTACCACACATTCTGTTCCAGGTGCCGTGAAATATGGGATTTATTACCCGACCCCGCAATGGAATCCGCCTTTCCTCCCTCCGCGCCCGACAACGGGTTCATGGTTAAGAGCGTTCAGGTTCACATGGTGGGTATTTGCGGCCATTGCAGGGATTAA
- the galU gene encoding UTP--glucose-1-phosphate uridylyltransferase GalU, translating into MDRVKLQGLSAVGEEPLRICKAVIPVAGMGTRFLPITKSVPKEMLPLLDRPVIQEVVEETVRSGIRDIVLVTGMGKSSIEDYFDISPHLESFLAKSNRKKLLERVRDISRFAEIASVRQKEPMGLGHAILCARNFVGNEPFGVLLGDDIIDSDVPCLSQLIHVFEKVGRTVIALQEVPPEEVDRYGIIEGEMVEPGLYRVSRLVEKPSPGEAPSNLAVIGRYILPPAVFGIIDSLDPGAGGEIQLTDALDRLAADEGVFGLVFDGLRHDTGNLLGFISANIHYALKDPDLGPRLRSYIEKRLEQDDDL; encoded by the coding sequence ATGGACAGGGTCAAACTGCAGGGATTGTCTGCCGTGGGAGAAGAGCCGTTGAGGATTTGCAAAGCTGTCATTCCTGTCGCAGGTATGGGTACCCGATTTCTGCCCATCACCAAATCAGTCCCAAAGGAGATGCTGCCCCTCCTCGACCGGCCTGTCATCCAGGAGGTTGTCGAGGAGACGGTGCGTTCCGGGATTCGGGATATCGTCCTCGTTACCGGGATGGGAAAGAGCAGCATTGAGGACTATTTTGACATTTCGCCCCATCTCGAATCGTTTCTGGCTAAGAGTAACCGGAAGAAGCTTCTGGAAAGGGTCCGTGATATTTCAAGATTTGCGGAGATCGCGTCTGTGCGCCAAAAGGAGCCTATGGGGCTTGGACACGCGATCCTCTGCGCCCGGAATTTTGTCGGAAATGAGCCGTTCGGCGTTCTTTTGGGTGATGATATTATTGATTCTGATGTGCCCTGCCTTTCCCAACTCATCCACGTCTTCGAGAAGGTTGGCAGGACCGTTATAGCCCTGCAGGAGGTGCCACCCGAAGAGGTCGATCGCTACGGGATCATCGAGGGGGAGATGGTTGAGCCTGGCTTGTACAGGGTATCCCGTCTTGTTGAAAAGCCGTCTCCCGGGGAAGCTCCATCAAACCTGGCGGTTATCGGCCGTTATATCCTTCCGCCGGCCGTTTTCGGGATTATCGATTCTCTTGATCCAGGCGCCGGAGGGGAGATTCAGCTGACCGATGCTCTGGACAGACTTGCCGCCGATGAGGGGGTGTTTGGACTGGTTTTTGACGGTCTGAGACACGACACCGGGAATCTCCTGGGATTTATATCGGCAAATATTCATTACGCGTTGAAAGACCCGGATCTGGGCCCGCGTCTTCGCAGCTACATTGAAAAACGCCTGGAACAGGATGATGACCTGTGA